Proteins co-encoded in one Candidatus Bathyarchaeum sp. genomic window:
- a CDS encoding 30S ribosomal protein S30e, translated as MPSHGSLSKAGKVRSITPKIEAKERHSATPRVDNHSCYHKRFELNRDSGQYKPGQRSRRKRR; from the coding sequence ATGCCATCACACGGTTCGTTATCTAAAGCAGGTAAAGTTCGATCCATTACACCAAAAATCGAAGCAAAAGAACGACATTCAGCAACACCCCGCGTAGACAACCACAGTTGCTACCACAAACGCTTCGAACTTAACAGGGACAGTGGACAATACAAGCCTGGACAAAGAAGCAGACGAAAACGACGCTAA
- a CDS encoding acetate uptake transporter: MSDKLANPAPLGLLGFGMTTVLLNIHNSGVYPLGAMILAMGLVYGGLAQVIAGAMEFKKGNTFGTLAFSSYGLFWWSLVILLLLPNFTLLSPSVTAPGNTAMAAYFIMWGLFTLFMFCGTFNKTNALKFVFGSLVVLFFLLAAVRLTGNADLLTITGIEGIICGSSAIYTGIGEVLNETYNRKVLPL; the protein is encoded by the coding sequence ATGAGCGACAAACTAGCAAATCCAGCTCCTTTGGGGCTACTCGGTTTCGGAATGACTACAGTGCTGCTCAACATACACAACTCTGGCGTTTACCCACTAGGTGCTATGATCCTTGCTATGGGTCTAGTATATGGTGGATTAGCTCAAGTAATTGCAGGAGCAATGGAATTCAAAAAAGGCAACACTTTTGGCACACTTGCATTCAGTTCTTACGGTTTATTCTGGTGGTCTCTAGTAATTTTACTACTATTACCTAACTTTACACTACTTTCCCCATCAGTTACTGCACCAGGTAACACAGCAATGGCTGCATACTTCATAATGTGGGGTCTATTCACATTATTCATGTTCTGTGGTACATTCAACAAAACCAACGCCCTAAAATTCGTCTTTGGTAGCTTAGTTGTGCTATTCTTCTTGCTTGCAGCAGTTCGACTAACCGGCAACGCTGACTTACTAACAATTACTGGAATTGAAGGAATAATCTGTGGATCTAGCGCTATCTACACTGGAATCGGAGAAGTATTAAACGAAACCTACAATAGAAAAGTACTGCCGTTGTAA
- a CDS encoding peptidylprolyl isomerase produces the protein MKVLFETSMGNITIQLRDDMPITTSNFKKLVHDGTYDNTTFHRVIADFMIQGGDPNGNGFSDDGIATIKDEFTTTNENNRGTIAMAKLSDASGNMIENSGSSQFFINVVNNNNLDEGYSVFGEVIDGMTVVDNISVVDTDEDDRPLEDVVLIRATLID, from the coding sequence ATGAAAGTACTTTTTGAAACTAGTATGGGAAACATTACCATACAGCTAAGGGATGATATGCCAATCACTACATCGAACTTTAAGAAGTTAGTACATGATGGTACCTACGATAATACAACATTTCATAGAGTAATTGCTGATTTCATGATTCAAGGAGGAGACCCAAACGGAAATGGGTTTTCAGATGATGGAATCGCAACAATAAAGGATGAATTTACAACTACAAATGAAAACAACCGAGGAACAATTGCAATGGCAAAACTAAGTGATGCCTCGGGAAACATGATAGAAAACTCGGGGAGTAGCCAATTTTTCATCAATGTTGTAAATAACAATAACCTTGATGAGGGGTATTCAGTGTTTGGAGAGGTAATCGACGGAATGACTGTTGTTGACAATATATCTGTCGTAGATACAGATGAGGATGACAGACCACTAGAAGACGTTGTGTTAATTCGGGCAACACTTATTGATTAA
- a CDS encoding rubrerythrin: MLSEKPIRIDKVGKKFTDREILRLAIIAELDAVSLYEQLAAATDNKSIKEVLLDVAREEKTHMGEFQTMLLREDEEQVEELKKGKEEVEEELGL; the protein is encoded by the coding sequence ATGTTATCAGAAAAACCAATTAGAATAGATAAAGTTGGAAAAAAATTTACTGACCGTGAAATTTTGAGACTGGCAATTATTGCTGAGTTGGATGCAGTTAGTTTATATGAACAATTGGCTGCTGCAACAGACAATAAGAGCATTAAAGAAGTTCTCTTAGATGTTGCAAGGGAAGAAAAAACGCACATGGGGGAATTCCAAACGATGTTGCTTCGTGAAGATGAAGAACAAGTTGAAGAATTAAAGAAAGGCAAAGAAGAAGTTGAGGAAGAACTAGGGCTTTAG